Proteins from a genomic interval of Callospermophilus lateralis isolate mCalLat2 chromosome 1, mCalLat2.hap1, whole genome shotgun sequence:
- the Prkcsh gene encoding glucosidase 2 subunit beta, with the protein MLLLLLLLPLCRAVEVKRPRGVALTNHHFYDESKPFTCLDGSATIPFDQVNDDYCDCKDGSDEPGTAACPNGSFHCTNTGYKALYIPSNRVNDAICDCCDGTDEYNSGIICENTCKEKGRKERESLQQMAEVTREGFRLKKILIEDWKKAREEKQKKLIELQAGKKSLEDQVELLRAVKEEAEKPEKEAKEEHRRQWEEQQAASRAQREQELAANTFQELDDNMDGVVSVTELQTHPELDTDGDGVLSEGEAQALLGGDAHMDASSFYDRVWATIRDKYRSEVLPTELPETSSPDVSQPKEEQQPSVHLLPTEEEEEEEEEEEETEEEEEEEEEEEVQGEQPKEAPPQIETPQPASPTEEDKMPPYDEQTQAFIDAAQEARNKFEEAERSLKDMEESIRNLEQEISFDFGPHGEFAYLYSQCYELTTNEYIYRLCPFKLVSQKPKLGGSPTNLGTWGSWAGPDHDRFSAMKYEQGTGCWQGPNRSTTVRLLCGKETLVTSTTEPSRCEYLMELTTPAACPEPPPEPPAEGDHDEL; encoded by the exons atgttgctgctgctgcttctgctgCCCCTCTGCCGGGCAGTGGAGGTCAAGAGGCCCCGGGGCGTCGCCCTTACCA ACCATCACTTCTATGATGAATCCAAGCCTTTCACCTGCCTGGATGGTTCAGCCACCATTCCTTTTGATCAGGTCAACGATGATTACTGCGACTGCAAGGATGGCTCAGACGAGCCTG GCACAGCTGCCTGTCCGAATGGCAGCTTCCACTGCACCAACACTGGCTACAAGGCCCTGTACATCCCTTCAAACCGGGTCAACGATGCAATATGTG ACTGCTGTGACGGGACAGATGAGTACAACAGTGGCATCATCTGTGAAAACACCTGCAA AGAGAAGGGCCGCAAGGAGAGAGAGTCCCTGCAGCAGATGGCAGAGGTCACCCGTGAAGGGTTCCGCCTGAAGAAGATCCTTATTGAGGATTGGAAGAAGGCCCGGGAGGAGAAGCAG AAAAAGCTCATTGAGCTACAGGCTGGAAAGAAGTCTCTGGAAGACCAGGTGGAGTTGCTTCGGGCAGTGAAGGAGGAGGCTGAGAAGCCAGAGAAGGAGGCCAAAGAAGAGCACCGGAGGCAGTGGGAAG AGCAGCAGGCCGCGTCCAGGGCCCAGCGGGAGCAGGAGCTGGCAGCCAACACCTTCCAGGAGCTGGATGACAACATGGACGGGGT GGTCTCGGTGACTGAGCTGCAGACCCATCCAGAGCTGGACACAGATGGAGATGGGGTGCTGTCTGAAGGCGAGGCCCAG GCCCTCCTTGgtggggatgcacacatggacgcCAGCTCCTTCTATGACCGTGTCTGGGCCACCATCAGAGACAAGTATCGGTCTGAG GTGCTGCCCACGGAGCTGCCAGAAACTTCATCCCCTGACGTGTCGCAGCCCAAGGAGGAGCAGCAGCCATCAGTGCACTTGCTGCccacagaggaggaggaggaggaggaggaggaggaggaggagacggaggaggaagaggaggaggaggaggaagaggaggtgcAGGGGGAGCAGCCCAAG GAGGCCCCACCCCAAATCGAGACCCCGCAGCCGGCCAGCCCCACCGAGGAGGACAAGATGCCACCCTATGATGAGCAGACACAGGCCTTCATCGACG CTGCCCAGGAGGCCCGCAACAAGTTTGAGGAGGCTGAGCGGTCCTTGAAGGACATGGAGGAGTCCATCAG GAACCTGGAGCAGGAGATTTCCTTTGACTTTGGCCCCCACGGGGAGTTTGCCTACCTTTACAGCCAATGCTATGAGCTGACCACCAACGA GTACATCTACCGGCTCTGCCCCTTCAAACTTGTCTCGCAGAAACCCAAACTCGGTGGCTCCCCCACCAACCTTGG CACCTGGGGCTCGTGGGCAGGTCCAGACCACGACAGATTCAGCGCCATGAAGTACGAACAGGGCACGGGCTGCTGGCAGGGCCCCAACCGCTCCACCACC GTGCGCCTCTTGTGCGGGAAGGAGACCTTGGTGACCAGCACCACAGAGCCCAGTCGCTGTGAGTACCTCATGGAGCTGACGACACCTGCAGCCTGCCCGGAGCCACCCCCAGAGCCACCTGCCGAGGGAGACCACGACGAGCTCTAG